The proteins below come from a single Cylindrospermopsis raciborskii Cr2010 genomic window:
- a CDS encoding COG3415 family protein — protein sequence MPKCIVIEPHLTVQELENRYQQSQNKIESTHYQTIWLLASGKTTAEVSAITGYGVPWIYELVRSYNLYGTEILGDLRRNNKGTARLLNNQQLQLLQQTLQLPPEDGGLWNGPKVANWMSKLLNRKVYPQRGWEYLKKLGNIPFSRSLTQL from the coding sequence ATGCCAAAGTGTATTGTGATTGAGCCTCACTTGACCGTTCAAGAGCTGGAAAATCGTTATCAGCAATCACAAAATAAGATTGAAAGCACTCATTATCAAACTATATGGTTATTAGCGTCAGGAAAAACCACCGCAGAAGTGTCTGCAATAACGGGATATGGTGTGCCATGGATTTATGAGTTGGTTCGTAGTTACAACCTTTATGGGACGGAGATTCTAGGGGATCTCAGAAGAAATAACAAAGGGACAGCAAGATTATTGAATAATCAACAATTACAGCTTTTGCAGCAAACTTTACAATTACCACCTGAAGATGGGGGTTTATGGAATGGACCAAAGGTGGCAAACTGGATGAGTAAATTGTTAAATCGCAAGGTTTACCCCCAAAGAGGATGGGAATATCTAAAGAAGCTGGGAAATATTCCATTTTCTAGGTCCCTTACTCAATTATAA
- the mltA gene encoding murein transglycosylase A, producing the protein MIIKTLGFFFLGLGITLASPVVSVVAQNTPSPKPIPIQVPVINTPEVNTPPPVVPPLQLITSESACNSQKCLGWDEQLWGKNGDRQALLNAIDLSLNYLRTNRAVQAYANYPIKEISLDRVRRSLLRFRELVVNSRSAAELQAAVNREFVFYQSIGNDGNGTVKFTAYYEPEYVASRERTAIYQYPIYRVPPDFKQWTKPHPKRVDLEGKDGLQGGKGKLNGLELLWFSDRLDPYIIQIQGSAQIRLPDGTRTSIGFAGGTDYPWTSIGRELVKDGKLTGGSMPQLLSYFRANPLEMDNYLPRWERFVFFRETNGNPATGSLSVPVTAERSIATDKSLMPPGALALINTSFPFVVGNNRMENRRVDRFVLDQDTGSAIKGPGRVDYFMGTGKVAGDRAGVTGTNGTLYYLLLKEETKAGDRPCPKVNKGN; encoded by the coding sequence ATGATCATCAAAACTCTTGGTTTCTTTTTCTTGGGTCTGGGAATTACTCTCGCAAGTCCCGTAGTTTCAGTTGTGGCTCAAAACACACCGAGTCCAAAACCAATACCCATACAGGTCCCTGTGATCAATACTCCAGAGGTAAATACTCCCCCTCCGGTTGTCCCACCGCTACAACTAATCACATCAGAAAGCGCCTGCAATTCTCAAAAATGCCTAGGTTGGGATGAACAACTATGGGGAAAAAATGGCGATCGCCAGGCTTTATTAAATGCTATTGATCTGAGTTTAAATTATCTAAGAACTAATAGAGCAGTTCAAGCATACGCCAACTATCCCATTAAGGAAATTAGTTTAGACAGGGTGCGTCGCAGTTTATTACGTTTTAGGGAACTGGTTGTAAATTCCCGGTCAGCAGCAGAGTTACAAGCAGCTGTGAACCGCGAGTTCGTCTTCTACCAGTCTATAGGTAACGATGGCAATGGTACGGTAAAATTTACTGCTTATTACGAACCTGAATATGTAGCTAGTCGGGAACGCACAGCTATATATCAATATCCCATATACAGGGTTCCACCAGATTTTAAACAATGGACAAAACCCCATCCTAAAAGGGTTGACTTGGAGGGTAAAGATGGTTTACAAGGGGGTAAGGGCAAATTAAACGGATTGGAACTACTGTGGTTTAGCGATCGCCTGGATCCATACATCATTCAAATTCAAGGATCTGCCCAAATTAGACTACCTGATGGAACAAGAACCTCCATAGGTTTTGCGGGGGGTACGGACTATCCTTGGACGAGTATAGGTAGGGAACTGGTAAAAGATGGCAAACTAACTGGTGGTAGTATGCCACAATTACTCAGTTATTTCCGTGCTAATCCCCTAGAAATGGATAACTACTTACCCCGCTGGGAAAGGTTTGTGTTTTTTAGAGAAACCAATGGCAATCCAGCTACAGGTAGTCTGAGCGTTCCCGTAACTGCAGAGCGTTCTATTGCTACAGATAAGTCCCTCATGCCCCCAGGCGCATTAGCGTTGATTAATACCTCTTTTCCCTTTGTTGTGGGTAACAACAGAATGGAAAACCGCCGGGTGGACAGATTTGTCCTAGACCAAGACACAGGTAGTGCGATTAAAGGACCTGGTCGAGTAGACTACTTTATGGGAACTGGGAAAGTAGCAGGCGATCGCGCTGGAGTTACGGGTACTAACGGTACATTATACTACTTACTGCTCAAGGAAGAGACAAAAGCTGGCGATCGTCCGTGTCCAAAAGTCAACAAAGGGAATTAA
- a CDS encoding DUF5895 domain-containing protein, with product MITATANSKFDFEDEKFNAPPSQVLPWCQMINPRYGEDGLQSYGLAIKQDNAQAVGFKPDDNWQEIEYEFGSGDVDTVYITTTPRLVIIRRGPLSVQDRETKIRLGTFKDYKDDFLANKLKFKIYTRHLIFLVGENKKFLHHSPLQLTLSGVSGASFGKSYSEYQQGKLSGGFAGELEKAYAGFQKKSLVSKGSLFHAHGIFCPIIECEERGVEPNIIPVACTVDYKHPTPSTLTDYMIASDSPESQIICRTFEEHKEFGKEAIKPEISKGEVPGVTSSYVYADDEDFAYPPY from the coding sequence ATGATTACAGCAACAGCTAATAGCAAGTTCGACTTTGAAGATGAAAAATTTAATGCCCCACCCTCCCAAGTTCTCCCTTGGTGTCAAATGATCAATCCTCGCTACGGAGAGGACGGGTTGCAAAGTTATGGTTTGGCTATTAAACAAGATAATGCCCAAGCTGTAGGTTTCAAACCGGATGATAATTGGCAAGAGATAGAATACGAATTTGGATCCGGGGATGTGGATACGGTCTACATTACTACCACTCCCAGGTTGGTGATTATCCGTAGGGGACCTTTGTCAGTGCAGGACCGAGAAACAAAAATTAGGTTAGGTACTTTCAAAGACTACAAAGATGATTTTTTAGCTAATAAACTTAAATTTAAAATCTATACTCGCCATCTGATTTTTCTAGTTGGCGAAAATAAAAAGTTTTTACACCATTCACCTTTACAATTGACCCTGAGTGGTGTGTCAGGTGCTAGTTTTGGTAAAAGTTATTCCGAATATCAACAAGGTAAACTCTCGGGAGGTTTTGCAGGAGAACTAGAAAAAGCTTATGCTGGATTTCAAAAGAAATCCTTAGTTTCTAAAGGGTCTTTGTTTCACGCCCATGGGATTTTTTGCCCCATCATTGAGTGTGAAGAAAGAGGTGTGGAACCAAATATTATTCCAGTCGCTTGTACGGTGGATTATAAACATCCTACCCCTTCTACCTTGACTGATTATATGATTGCTTCAGATTCCCCAGAATCCCAAATCATTTGTCGCACTTTTGAGGAACATAAAGAATTCGGTAAGGAAGCAATAAAACCGGAAATTTCTAAGGGAGAAGTTCCCGGTGTTACCAGCTCCTATGTTTACGCCGATGATGAGGATTTTGCCTATCCTCCCTATTAA
- a CDS encoding PHP domain-containing protein, with translation MVVNFARTTAGTEYLRRVFQRLDKQSCPQLFNFHAHTVFSDGKLHPHILMEQAIAIGLKGLAITDHHSVEGYEKAKNWLEEWQCHHPFSPAPHLWSGVEINAELLDVEVHILSYSFEVEHHRMKPYLQREAAIGEEYNALNVIAAVHDAGGIAVLAHPARYKKSHFELIPKAAECGIDGVESFYAYKNPTPWEPCPKLTAEVQMLAEEYGLMSTCGTDTHGLSLLQRL, from the coding sequence ATGGTTGTAAATTTTGCCCGGACTACTGCTGGTACAGAATACCTAAGACGAGTCTTCCAAAGACTTGATAAACAAAGTTGTCCCCAATTGTTCAACTTCCATGCGCACACGGTATTTTCTGATGGTAAATTGCACCCCCATATACTTATGGAACAGGCGATCGCCATTGGGTTAAAGGGCTTAGCCATTACAGATCATCATAGCGTTGAAGGATATGAGAAAGCAAAAAATTGGCTAGAAGAATGGCAATGCCATCATCCTTTTAGTCCCGCACCCCATCTATGGAGTGGGGTAGAAATTAATGCTGAACTATTGGATGTAGAAGTACACATTTTAAGTTATAGCTTTGAAGTGGAACACCATCGCATGAAACCCTATTTACAGCGAGAAGCAGCTATAGGAGAAGAATATAATGCATTAAATGTCATTGCGGCTGTTCACGACGCTGGAGGAATAGCTGTGCTTGCCCATCCAGCCCGCTACAAGAAATCGCACTTTGAATTAATACCCAAAGCGGCTGAGTGTGGTATTGATGGAGTAGAATCTTTTTATGCTTACAAAAATCCCACCCCCTGGGAACCGTGTCCTAAACTAACTGCTGAGGTACAAATGTTGGCAGAGGAGTATGGACTAATGAGCACCTGTGGAACAGATACCCATGGATTAAGTTTATTGCAACGTTTGTAA
- the acnB gene encoding bifunctional aconitate hydratase 2/2-methylisocitrate dehydratase — protein sequence MLAEYQRHTQERGELGIPPLPLNVEQTSQLCELLKNPPAGKEELLLHLLRDRIPPGVDQSAYIKAGFLTAVAKQEITSPLISPLTAVELLGTMVGGYNVQSLINLLSSPVAEAATTALSKILLVYDSFNDVLELSQTNSYAKQVIDSWSAGEWFTSRPTLADQITVTVFKVPGETNTDDLSPATHATTRPDIPLHALAMLETRQPGSLETIAQLKQTGYPIAYVGDVVGTGSSRKSAINSVLWHIGNDIPFVPNKRAGGYILGGAIAPIFFNTAEDAGALPIQCDVTQMETGDIITIHPYQGEITKEGKIIATFNLKPDTILDEVRAGGRIPLLIGRTLTDKTRQALSLAPSDLFIRPQLPKDTGKGYTLAQKMVGRACGLPGVRPGTSCEPIMTTVGSQDTTGPMTRDELKELACLGFSADLVMQSFCHTAAYPKPVDVKTHQELPDFFASRGGVALRPGDGIIHSWLNRMLLPDTVGTGGDSHTRFPLGISFPAGSGLVAFAGALGVMPLDMPESVLVRFKGELQPGVTLRDIVNAIPYVAIQKGLLTVEKKNKKNIFSGRIMEIEGLPDLKVEQAFELTDASAERSCAGCTIKLSEETIAEYLRSNIALLKNMVARGYGDGRTIMRRVAKMEAWLANPILLTADPNAEYAEVIEINLNDIKEPIVAAPNDPDNVKLLSAVANDPVQEVFVGSCMTNIGHYRATAKVLEGAGQVKARLWIAPPTRMDEYQLKQEKVYDVFVNAHARTEVPGCSLCMGNQARVEDNTTVFSTSTRNFNNRMGNGAQVYLGSAELAAVCALLGRIPTVEEYMSVVVEKINPFADNLYRYLNFDQITGFEDQGRVISKEQQATLI from the coding sequence ATGTTAGCAGAATACCAACGACACACTCAAGAACGGGGAGAATTAGGTATACCCCCATTACCACTAAATGTGGAGCAAACATCTCAACTATGTGAATTACTTAAAAATCCCCCTGCAGGAAAAGAAGAGCTATTATTACATTTATTACGGGACCGCATTCCCCCAGGAGTAGACCAATCAGCTTATATTAAAGCTGGTTTCCTCACCGCTGTTGCTAAACAAGAAATTACCAGTCCTTTAATTTCTCCTCTCACCGCAGTAGAACTGCTGGGAACCATGGTAGGAGGTTATAACGTACAGTCATTAATTAACTTGCTCTCCTCACCAGTAGCTGAAGCTGCAACAACGGCTCTAAGTAAAATTCTACTTGTATATGACTCATTCAATGATGTATTAGAACTTTCCCAGACTAATTCCTATGCTAAACAGGTCATAGACTCCTGGTCCGCAGGAGAATGGTTCACCTCCCGTCCTACCCTAGCAGACCAAATTACGGTTACGGTTTTCAAGGTTCCAGGAGAAACCAACACTGATGATTTATCACCCGCTACCCACGCCACAACCCGTCCTGATATTCCCCTGCACGCCTTAGCAATGTTGGAAACCAGACAACCAGGAAGCTTGGAAACTATCGCCCAACTTAAACAAACAGGATATCCCATAGCATACGTCGGAGATGTGGTGGGTACAGGTTCATCACGTAAATCGGCAATCAACTCCGTATTATGGCATATAGGCAATGATATTCCCTTTGTTCCTAACAAAAGAGCAGGTGGTTATATTTTAGGCGGTGCGATCGCCCCTATCTTTTTCAACACAGCTGAGGATGCGGGTGCACTACCAATCCAGTGTGATGTTACTCAAATGGAAACGGGTGACATTATTACCATTCACCCTTACCAGGGTGAAATCACCAAAGAGGGAAAAATCATTGCCACCTTCAATTTAAAACCGGACACGATTTTAGATGAAGTTCGCGCTGGTGGAAGAATACCTCTGTTGATTGGACGCACTCTCACGGACAAGACAAGACAAGCATTAAGTTTAGCGCCCAGTGATTTATTTATTCGTCCCCAACTACCAAAAGATACGGGTAAGGGTTACACCCTAGCGCAAAAAATGGTTGGTAGAGCTTGTGGTCTCCCAGGTGTGCGACCAGGTACTTCCTGTGAACCAATTATGACCACAGTTGGTTCCCAAGATACCACAGGACCAATGACCAGGGATGAATTGAAAGAACTTGCTTGTTTAGGTTTCAGTGCGGATCTGGTAATGCAAAGTTTTTGCCACACCGCAGCATACCCTAAACCAGTAGATGTGAAAACCCATCAAGAACTACCAGACTTTTTTGCATCCCGTGGAGGTGTAGCTCTTCGTCCAGGAGATGGGATTATTCACTCCTGGTTGAACCGGATGTTATTACCAGACACGGTGGGAACCGGTGGAGACTCCCACACTCGTTTTCCTTTGGGCATATCTTTCCCCGCTGGTTCAGGACTGGTTGCATTTGCAGGTGCTTTGGGTGTAATGCCTTTAGATATGCCTGAATCAGTTTTGGTCAGATTTAAAGGAGAATTACAACCAGGAGTAACTCTGAGGGATATTGTTAATGCTATTCCCTACGTTGCTATCCAGAAGGGACTATTAACCGTGGAGAAGAAGAACAAGAAAAATATCTTCTCCGGTAGAATTATGGAAATTGAAGGACTACCAGATTTAAAAGTCGAGCAGGCTTTTGAATTGACCGACGCTTCAGCAGAACGCTCTTGTGCTGGTTGTACTATTAAACTAAGTGAAGAAACAATTGCTGAATACTTACGTTCCAATATTGCCCTGTTAAAAAATATGGTAGCCAGAGGTTATGGTGATGGGCGCACCATTATGAGACGAGTGGCAAAAATGGAAGCATGGTTGGCTAACCCCATACTTTTGACAGCAGATCCAAATGCAGAATATGCAGAAGTGATTGAAATTAATTTAAACGACATCAAGGAACCTATTGTCGCAGCCCCTAACGATCCTGACAATGTTAAGTTATTATCGGCAGTTGCTAATGATCCAGTGCAGGAAGTATTTGTGGGCTCTTGTATGACCAATATTGGACATTATCGCGCCACCGCCAAGGTCTTGGAAGGTGCAGGCCAAGTAAAAGCAAGACTGTGGATAGCACCACCAACCAGAATGGATGAGTATCAATTAAAGCAAGAAAAGGTATATGATGTTTTTGTCAATGCCCATGCCAGAACCGAAGTTCCTGGATGTAGCCTATGTATGGGAAATCAAGCAAGAGTAGAAGATAATACAACTGTATTTTCTACATCAACCCGCAATTTTAATAATCGCATGGGTAATGGTGCACAAGTATATTTGGGTTCGGCAGAGTTGGCAGCAGTTTGTGCTTTATTGGGACGTATTCCCACAGTGGAGGAATATATGTCCGTTGTGGTTGAAAAAATTAACCCCTTTGCCGATAACTTGTATCGCTACTTGAATTTCGATCAAATTACCGGTTTTGAAGATCAAGGTAGGGTCATTAGCAAGGAACAGCAGGCAACTTTGATTTGA
- a CDS encoding VOC family protein, whose product MKTIFHLAFPIGDISQTKGFYIDGLGCIAGRENPHALILNLYGHQLVAHITKEPLTPQKAIYPRHFGLVFIQEEDWQELLERAKTKELNFREEPKNRFVGSPLEHRTFFLEDPFYNIMEFKHYRYPEAIFGSSQYTGIGDT is encoded by the coding sequence ATGAAAACTATATTTCACTTAGCATTTCCCATTGGTGATATTTCTCAAACTAAAGGCTTTTATATTGATGGATTAGGCTGCATAGCTGGTCGAGAAAACCCCCATGCTTTAATCCTTAATCTTTATGGACATCAACTAGTAGCACATATCACTAAAGAACCCTTAACACCTCAAAAGGCCATTTATCCTAGGCATTTTGGTTTAGTGTTTATCCAAGAAGAAGATTGGCAAGAACTCCTAGAACGTGCCAAAACTAAAGAGTTGAATTTTAGAGAAGAACCAAAAAATCGCTTTGTCGGTTCTCCCCTAGAACACCGAACTTTTTTCTTGGAAGACCCATTCTATAACATCATGGAGTTTAAACACTACCGCTACCCGGAAGCAATCTTCGGTAGTTCTCAATATACAGGTATAGGTGACACTTAG